TTGTTGTGAGCAATAAGAGCTTAACTTCTTGCCAAGGCAAACAATGTCTGAAACCAAACTTTCTAGGTTGGGTTCATTCTTGGTTTTGAAGTATTTTAGCAATCCATTTCAAATCGAAATTATTATGATACGCCATACCGTAGTTTTAAAACTCAAATATCCAAAGGGATCGGTCAAAGAACAAGATTTCTTAGCTGCCGCTCAAAAACTAGAAGCATTGCCAGGCGTTCAAAAGTTTGAATGCCTACGACAAATAGGGAAGAAAAATAACTTTGATTTTGGCTTATCTATGGAGTTTGAAAACATGGAAGCTTACGAGGGCTATAATAATCACCCTGAGCATACCAGTTTTGTCCAAACGTATTGGTTAAGAGATGTAGCTGATTTCTTGGAAATAGATTACGAGCCTTACGCCTAACGAATTTTCAGGGCTTTTTCTGGGTAGTTGGTGATGATTCCATCAATTCCCAAGTCTACCAGCTCTTTCATTTTGGCTTCATCATTTACAGTCCATTGCCATACCTCCAAACCTTGTTTGTGAGCTTGGGCTATGTATTCTTTCGTTATCTCTGTTCTGGTTCCTACACCTATGGCCGTTGCGTCTAATACATTGGCGTAGTCTAGCATATGTTCGTCGGCCGTTCCTTTTAGGTAAAGAATAGGTATTTGACTGTCTAGTTTTCTGAATTTTGCTAACACAGGGTAGTAAAAAGAAAAGATTATTACCTCATTATTTACTTTAAGGTCATTGACGGTTTTCATTACACCTTCTTCTATGCCATAAACTTTGACCTCAATACATACTTTTATTTTGCCTTTGGCCATTGCCAAAGTTTCTCTTAAAGTTGGGATTTTGACATCCGCGTATTGCTTACCAAATTCTTTAGGAGCACCCACGGTCACTTGAGTTATTTCCGCGTAAGTCATTTCCTCTATTTTGCCTTGCTTATTATTTGAGCTGGTTCTTTTAACATCATAGTCATGAATGACCACTAATGAGTCGTCTTTGGTTCTGTGAACATCTAGTTCAAAATATTCCGCACCTGCATCTATCGCTTTTTGAAAAGCAACAATCGTGTTTTCTGGGGCAGCACTTGAGAAACCGCGATGAGCGATGATTTTGGTTTGAGCTTGTGTAGCTAAAACAGATAAGATGGCGAACGTACTAAGAATTACTTTTTTCATGAGCTAAGGTTGATAATAAATGAAAGGTCAAATTAAGTCAAAATTATAGGCAAAATGACTTTTTACAAATGAAGGTTTTGTTAAGAATAGGCTTTTGTCAATTAAGCCAGATTATTTTTTTAAAGAAAGGACAAAGGAACCCACAATGGGTTTCTTTGTCCTTTAGTGCATCTATTTTTAGATTATCTACTTCGCAGAAAACTTATACATGGTAGTAGTTTCATAAGTTTCACCAGGTCTTAGCGTAGTACTTGGATAATCTGGTTTGTTAGGAGCATCTGGATAGTGCTCTGTTTCTAAACAGAATCCCCATCTTTTTTTGTAATTCACTCCTTTATGTCCAGTCAGATTTCCAGCCAAAAAGTTTCCTGTGTAAAATTGAACCGCAGGTTCCGTAGTATAAACCTCCATAACTCTACCAGTGGTAGGCTCATATACAGAGGCTCCCAGTTTCATTTGGTCAGACTTGTCAGTAAATACCCACGCGTGGTCATACCCACCGCCTCGGCTTATTTGTGTATCGGTAGTATCATTAATTCTTTCAGCAATTACATGTGAAGTAGTAAAGTCAAAAGGAGTTCCTGCTACTGGTGCTGGCATTCCAAAAGGAATTAAACCTTCATCCACTGGCAAATAAGTGTCTGCATGAATGGTTACCTCATGTTCTAAAACATCTCTTTTAAAACCACCAAGGTTAAAATAAGAATGATTTGTCATGTTAACCACCGTTGGTTTATCGGTGGTAGCTTTATAATCAATTTTGAGAGCGTCGTCTGGCATTAAAGTATAAGTAACCGTAACACTTAAGTTTCCAGGAAATCCACCTGCTCCGTCTGGAGAAACTGTCGTTAGTTTTAATGTAGGGTTTTCGCTGTCTACTATTTCGGCATCCCAAAGGTTTTTATCAACGCCAAAACCGCCACTATGGAGGTTATTGACTCCGTTATTGGCTATCAATTGAAATTCTTCTCCGTCTAAGGAAAATTTAGCATTTCCAATTCTGTTTCCAAAACGTCCTACTAGCGTTCCAAAGAAAGAGGCTCCACCAAAATAGTCTTCTAATTTGGTCATGCCTAAATTCACATTTTCATAATTACCATCTCTATCTGGAGCTGTCCAAGTAATTATTTTACCACCATAATTGGTAATGGTGACTTCCATGCCTTTGGCATTTTTTAAAGTAAATATGCTGGCTTCTCTGCCATCGGCTAAGTTGCCATAAACAGCTTCAGAAATGCTAGCGAGTTTGCTTTGGTTTGAAGATTCTTCCGAATTTGAATTACAGGATGTTGTCATAAGTATAGTTAAAAAGAAAAGAGTAAGTTGTTTCATGATTGAAATTTTAATGAGGGTTGTTGAAGTAATTGACCGGAGGTATTACTCAAGGCTAAATTTAACATAAAAAACCCTCTTCCTAATAAGATTAAGAAGAGGGTTTTGATAATTAGTCTAAATGCCTAGCTGAAATAAATCATTACCCAGACTACGATAGAAATTACGAATAAACTGGCTCCAATGTCAATCCAGTTGAAACTTGCTTTGTTTTTAGCTTTGTCTTCATCACTAACCGTGCTAAGCGTAAGTCCAGCGATGTTTTTTTTGTCTTGCTCCTTTGTAAACATAGATACTATAACGGCTATAGCCACACAGTATAAGAAGAAGAAAGAGGAGAACTTCAAGAAGTTCATGTCGGCAAAATTATAAATCAAGCTTCCTTCTGTCATAGAGTCTTTGGTGACCTCTAAGGTTAAACGAATACCGGCTATGATTATACCCGAGAATAAAGTCGCCAATGCTCCTTTGTTGTTAATTCTACTAGAGAAAATCCCTAATAAGAATACAGCGGTAATAGGCGGAGCTATATAAGACTGCACATTTTGTAGATACTCATAAAGTGTACCTCCAGCGAGTCTTTCAATAATAGGAACCCAAAGGATACCAAGTAAAACCACCACACCAGTGGCTATTCTACCAACTTGAACCATTTTCTTCTCAGAAGCATCTGGTTTTAGTTTTTTGTAGATATCAATAGTAAATAGGGTAGAGCAGCTATTAAATACCGATGCCAAAGATGACATCAATGCCGCCATAAGTCCTGCTGCGACTAAACCTCGCAAACCAGCTGGTAAAACGTGCATCATTAATGCAGGGAATGCTCTGTCTGGCGTAGCCCATTCTAGCTCGCCTCTCATTTTTAATACAAGAGCAATTACCCCAGGAATTAAGAATAAGAATACTGGCATCAATTTTAAGAATGCTCCAAAAATACTTCCTCTTCTTCCTTCTTTAATGTTTTTGGCGGTAAGCACACGCTGCACTATAACTTGGTCAGTACACCAATACCAAATACCGACAATAGAGGAGGAAAGTACCAGCCAATGCCATGGATAATCTTTGTCGTCCATAGAACGCCACATGTTCATATACTCTGGGCCTACGGTGTCTACCACACTATTCCAACCACCTGCTGCATCTAAACCTAAGAAAGTTAACATGGCAGCACCTATTACTAGAATAATGGCTTGTAGTGTTTCTGTGTAAACCACGGCTCTCATGCCGCCTAATACGGTGTAAATTCCTGTTAGAATTACTGTTGCCAAGGCTCCTTGCATAAATGTTACACCCAAAAGCGTAGAGATTACAATTCCTCCAGCGTAAAGTGTTACAGAAACTTTGGTCAATACGTATGCCGCTAAACTGAAAAGAGACAAGAACCATCTGGCTTCAGAACCAAATCTTTTTTCAAGAAACTCAGGCATGGTGAAAACATTGCTTCTCACATAAAAGGGAAGGAATAACCAACCTAATAAAACCACTACCCATGCATGTAGCTCGTAAATTAATAAAGGGAATTTATCTGCAGCTCCTGAACCTGCAAGGCCTACTACGTGTTCTGAGCCAATGTTAGACGCGAAAATAGACGCACCTACCACAAACCAGCCCATGTTCCTTCCGGCTAAAAAGTAATCTTCGCTGTTTTCGGCCTTCTTTTTAGATACCACATACCAGGCTACTGCTAGCAGTAAGGCGAAATACGCCGCTATAACTACCCAGTCAAGGGTTGCTAAAGTATTCATATAGTTTTAAGGTTAAAATTAAATAAGTGTAAGGTTGACAATTATAAATATTCTATTTGTTTTTGACTAACTTTTCGAAGAAAAAATATGATTTAACTCAGGATAAACTTACAAATATATATCTAGCAGATAGCCGAAAACTTTAGAAGTTTGCTTTGAGGGTTATATAATTTGAGAACTGTAATGAAAGTTTAAAGGAAGAATTTTGATGCTGAAATGGCTACCACCACTATAAGTATGCGATATATCCAAACATTGGCATTTGGGATTTTGGCAATAAATTTTACACCTAACCAAGCTCCAATGGACTGGAAGATGCCCATGAGGATTCCGTAACCAAAATGAACCTTGCCGTAATAAATAAATAGAGCTAAAGCAGGAACGGTAAATATGAATGTTATTAAAAGCTTGATTCCATTGGCTTGCTTAAGGCTGTATTTAGAAACTAGTACCATACCTGCAAGAAGAAAAACGCCCACACCTGCTTGAAGGAAGCCACCATAAATACCGATGAAGAAAAAGGCAAGTAAAGAAGACCAATGTTTTTTCTTTTCCCCACTGTCTAAAGTTTCTTGAAGCCATTTCTGAGGTTTGAATAGTAAAACTATGAGCATAACTATCATTAAGACACCTATGCTATAATTCATGGTTTTTTCATCTAAGTCTACAGCTATTTTAGAACCGATAATTGACCCAAATACAGCAGGAATGGCAAGCCACTCAACACCTTTATATAAACCAGGAAACGTTTTATTATACCTAAAAGAAGCTACTCCAGATTGCATAAAAACACCTATTCTGTTGGTGGCATTAGCCACAGATGGAGGCAAACCGCACATGAAAATGAAAATAGGAAGCGTGATCAGAGAGCCGCTTCCTGCCAATGTGTTTATAACACCCGTGAATAATCCAGCAAAAGCGAAAAGTAGAAAATCAACGAGCGATAAGTCTATGTCCATTTAAAAAGTAGTTTTAGACAAATGTAAACATGCTGGTTTAACTTTTTGATAATCTGTTAATCAAATCAGTCAGCTTGGTTTAGACGGTAGTTAAATGTCAATACCGCCGAGCGTCTGGTACGTTGTGACGTCCCTACGGTAGTGAAGTTCGGTCCAAAACCCTCATAGCGGTTTACTCTAGAGTTCAGTATGTCTAAAATACTAAGACTTAATGTTCCTTTATTGTCAAATAGTCCTTTACTAGCCGAGAAATCAAAGAAATAGATAGCTTTCCTTAAGTCTTGAGCACCTCTTTGCGGAGCATTATAATTAGCTCTGAACTGCATTTTAATGTCGTTTGACAGTGTAAATCTTGACGTTTGACGGGCAAACCATGAGTTAGTTTCGGTCAAATAAGTCTCATTAATATTGGTTCCGTCAGTTTCGCCATGAAATGCATTTACGTTAAGGTCTAATTTCCACCATTTAGCAGGTTCAAATGTGGAGGTAAATTCTATTCCGTAAGCCTGGGCAGAGTTAAGATTTTCAGGAAAAGTAGTTGCTAAACCATCAGAAGATACCGTTCTAATTCTTTCTATAACATCGTCTGTTTGACGTAAGTAAATGGAAGAGGTGAAAGAACCTTTGTCAAAGTATTTGACATGACCTAGTTCAAACACGTCAGAGTATTCTGGGTTAAGGTCTGGATTTCCACTAAAGAAGTTTCTACTATCAGAAACGGTATAAAAAGGACTTAGGTCATTATACTGAGGCCTTCTGATACGACGACTGTAGCTCAATTGAATGGCGTGGTCTTTTGGCAAATCATAAGTAAGGTGAGCACTAGGGAATAGATTGACGTATTTACGTGGGTTTCTTTCGTTTGTTTTCTCTAAAATGGTTGCAATGTTTGTCCACTCCGAACGCAAGCCAGCTTGGTAAGAAATCTTATTCTGTTTGTTTCCAAAAATAGCGTAGGCGGCATGAATTTGCTCATTATACCTAAAAAGGTTGTCTAACTCTGGAATAGAGGCGTTGTCAGACGAGCCACTTACCGTATTGACAAAATAGTCGTTTACCATTTTACGGAAATTACTTCTTGCTCCAAACTCAAATTTTCCTTCCGAGCTTATTGGTTGAATATAATCTAGTTGATAAAGGAATTGTTTTTCAAACTCGTCATTGAGCGATTTTTGAACAAAAGTATTTGAAGGGTCAATGTCGCCATTGGCCAAGTTTCCTGTTTGATTAAATAACTGGTCAGAAGTTTCTGAGTGGTCTAAGTATCTAAAAGAGGCCGTTAATTCATGTCCTTTCTTTTCAAAAAGCCTTTTATAACTTACCACTGTTTCGCCTATTGGCTCTATCTCATCTTCCTCTTGAATTCTTAAACTATTAGCAATCGGGTTATTTACCGAGTTTATAAAGTCTTGGTATGCATTCTCTGTATATCGCTGACCATTGGCTCTACTTAAAAGGTAAGACGCTGTCAATATACTTTTTTCGCTAAAGAAGTAATCTAAACCTGCTCTTACATTAGTGTTGAATCCCGTAACCTCACCATTACCATCTTGCTGTAAAATTCTTGTTTGGTCGCCATCTTCCACTTCTTGATAAAGCTCAGAGACATATGGAGAAACATTATAAGACAAGCCGTAGTTAACAAAGAAATTAAGTTTGTCTTTTCTGTAATTAAGGTTAGCCGCTACGCCGTATCGGGTAGGAACTCCAGTGCTTAGTTCAAAAGAACCATTGAAGCCCTGCTTTCTGTCTTTTTTAAGAATGATATTTATGATACCCGCCATTCCTTCGGCTTCATATCTGGCAGATGGGTTTGTGATTATTTCTACACGCTCCACCATGCTGGCTTGTAATTGTTGTAAACCGGCTCCACCTTTAAATGTCACCAATCCTGAAGGTCTTCCGTCAATCAAAATTCTGACGTTGGAGCTTCCTCTTAGGCTAACTGTACCATCCACGGCTACATTTACTGAAGGTATGTTTATTAAAACTTCAGCAGCGGAGCCACCTGCATTGGCTAAATCTTTTCCAACATTGAAAACCCTTTTATCTAAAGACAACTCTATACTACTCTTTTCTGCTCTTACCGTGACTTCGTCCAAACTGTTTGTAGAAGAAACTAATTCTAAAGCACCTAGGTCAATGTTTTTATTTGTGGAGTTTAGTGATATTGACGGAGTATTTAGGCTTTCATAACCCATAAATTCTACATTGACGTAGTATTGACCGAAGGGAAGAGTAAAGGTGAATTTTCCTTCTTCGTTAGAAATATTACCATCAATAAGGCTGCTGTCTTTGGCAGAGA
This sequence is a window from Arcticibacterium luteifluviistationis. Protein-coding genes within it:
- a CDS encoding sulfite exporter TauE/SafE family protein, which encodes MDIDLSLVDFLLFAFAGLFTGVINTLAGSGSLITLPIFIFMCGLPPSVANATNRIGVFMQSGVASFRYNKTFPGLYKGVEWLAIPAVFGSIIGSKIAVDLDEKTMNYSIGVLMIVMLIVLLFKPQKWLQETLDSGEKKKHWSSLLAFFFIGIYGGFLQAGVGVFLLAGMVLVSKYSLKQANGIKLLITFIFTVPALALFIYYGKVHFGYGILMGIFQSIGAWLGVKFIAKIPNANVWIYRILIVVVAISASKFFL
- a CDS encoding Dabb family protein: MSETKLSRLGSFLVLKYFSNPFQIEIIMIRHTVVLKLKYPKGSVKEQDFLAAAQKLEALPGVQKFECLRQIGKKNNFDFGLSMEFENMEAYEGYNNHPEHTSFVQTYWLRDVADFLEIDYEPYA
- a CDS encoding aldose epimerase family protein, with the translated sequence MKQLTLFFLTILMTTSCNSNSEESSNQSKLASISEAVYGNLADGREASIFTLKNAKGMEVTITNYGGKIITWTAPDRDGNYENVNLGMTKLEDYFGGASFFGTLVGRFGNRIGNAKFSLDGEEFQLIANNGVNNLHSGGFGVDKNLWDAEIVDSENPTLKLTTVSPDGAGGFPGNLSVTVTYTLMPDDALKIDYKATTDKPTVVNMTNHSYFNLGGFKRDVLEHEVTIHADTYLPVDEGLIPFGMPAPVAGTPFDFTTSHVIAERINDTTDTQISRGGGYDHAWVFTDKSDQMKLGASVYEPTTGRVMEVYTTEPAVQFYTGNFLAGNLTGHKGVNYKKRWGFCLETEHYPDAPNKPDYPSTTLRPGETYETTTMYKFSAK
- a CDS encoding outer membrane beta-barrel family protein, whose product is MHKKYTLFKTVLLLLICSFGFAQQGKITGKITDAETSTALGFSSVRVFSAKDSSLIDGNISNEEGKFTFTLPFGQYYVNVEFMGYESLNTPSISLNSTNKNIDLGALELVSSTNSLDEVTVRAEKSSIELSLDKRVFNVGKDLANAGGSAAEVLINIPSVNVAVDGTVSLRGSSNVRILIDGRPSGLVTFKGGAGLQQLQASMVERVEIITNPSARYEAEGMAGIINIILKKDRKQGFNGSFELSTGVPTRYGVAANLNYRKDKLNFFVNYGLSYNVSPYVSELYQEVEDGDQTRILQQDGNGEVTGFNTNVRAGLDYFFSEKSILTASYLLSRANGQRYTENAYQDFINSVNNPIANSLRIQEEDEIEPIGETVVSYKRLFEKKGHELTASFRYLDHSETSDQLFNQTGNLANGDIDPSNTFVQKSLNDEFEKQFLYQLDYIQPISSEGKFEFGARSNFRKMVNDYFVNTVSGSSDNASIPELDNLFRYNEQIHAAYAIFGNKQNKISYQAGLRSEWTNIATILEKTNERNPRKYVNLFPSAHLTYDLPKDHAIQLSYSRRIRRPQYNDLSPFYTVSDSRNFFSGNPDLNPEYSDVFELGHVKYFDKGSFTSSIYLRQTDDVIERIRTVSSDGLATTFPENLNSAQAYGIEFTSTFEPAKWWKLDLNVNAFHGETDGTNINETYLTETNSWFARQTSRFTLSNDIKMQFRANYNAPQRGAQDLRKAIYFFDFSASKGLFDNKGTLSLSILDILNSRVNRYEGFGPNFTTVGTSQRTRRSAVLTFNYRLNQAD
- a CDS encoding glycerophosphodiester phosphodiesterase codes for the protein MKKVILSTFAILSVLATQAQTKIIAHRGFSSAAPENTIVAFQKAIDAGAEYFELDVHRTKDDSLVVIHDYDVKRTSSNNKQGKIEEMTYAEITQVTVGAPKEFGKQYADVKIPTLRETLAMAKGKIKVCIEVKVYGIEEGVMKTVNDLKVNNEVIIFSFYYPVLAKFRKLDSQIPILYLKGTADEHMLDYANVLDATAIGVGTRTEITKEYIAQAHKQGLEVWQWTVNDEAKMKELVDLGIDGIITNYPEKALKIR
- a CDS encoding sodium:solute symporter, which gives rise to MNTLATLDWVVIAAYFALLLAVAWYVVSKKKAENSEDYFLAGRNMGWFVVGASIFASNIGSEHVVGLAGSGAADKFPLLIYELHAWVVVLLGWLFLPFYVRSNVFTMPEFLEKRFGSEARWFLSLFSLAAYVLTKVSVTLYAGGIVISTLLGVTFMQGALATVILTGIYTVLGGMRAVVYTETLQAIILVIGAAMLTFLGLDAAGGWNSVVDTVGPEYMNMWRSMDDKDYPWHWLVLSSSIVGIWYWCTDQVIVQRVLTAKNIKEGRRGSIFGAFLKLMPVFLFLIPGVIALVLKMRGELEWATPDRAFPALMMHVLPAGLRGLVAAGLMAALMSSLASVFNSCSTLFTIDIYKKLKPDASEKKMVQVGRIATGVVVLLGILWVPIIERLAGGTLYEYLQNVQSYIAPPITAVFLLGIFSSRINNKGALATLFSGIIIAGIRLTLEVTKDSMTEGSLIYNFADMNFLKFSSFFFLYCVAIAVIVSMFTKEQDKKNIAGLTLSTVSDEDKAKNKASFNWIDIGASLFVISIVVWVMIYFS